A genomic window from Camelus ferus isolate YT-003-E chromosome X, BCGSAC_Cfer_1.0, whole genome shotgun sequence includes:
- the ZIC3 gene encoding zinc finger protein ZIC 3 isoform X1 has product MTMLLDGGPQFPGLGVGSFGAPRHHEMPNREPAGMGLNPFGDSPHAAAAAAAAAFKLSPAAAHDLSSGQSSAFTPQGSGYANALGHHHHHHHHHHHAGQVPSYGGAASAAFNSTRDFLFRQRGSGLGEAASGGGQHGLFASSASSLHAPAGIPEPPGYLLFPGLHEQGAGHPSPTGHVDNNQVHLGLRGELFGRADPYRPVASPRTDPYTAGAQFPNYSPMNMNMGVNVAAHHGPGAFFRYMRQPIKQELSCKWIDEAQLSRPKKSCDRTFSTMHELVTHVTMEHVGGPEQNNHVCYWEECPREGKSFKAKYKLVNHIRVHTGEKPFPCPFPGCGKIFARSENLKIHKRTHTGEKPFKCEFEGCDRRFANSSDRKKHMHVHTSDKPYICKVCDKSYTHPSSLRKHMKVHESQGSDSSPAASSGYESSTPPAIASANSKDTTKTPSAVQTSTSHNPGLPPNFNEWYV; this is encoded by the exons ATGACGATGCTCCTGGACGGAGGCCCGCAGTTCCCTGGGCTGGGAGTGGGTAGCTTCGGCGCGCCGCGCCACCACGAGATGCCCAACCGCGAGCCGGCAGGCATGGGGCTGAATCCCTTCGGGGACTCGCcccacgccgccgccgccgccgccgccgccgccttcaAGCTGAGCCCCGCCGCGGCGCACGATCTATCTTCGGGCCAGAGCTCGGCGTTCACGCCACAGGGTTCGGGTTACGCCAACGCCCTGggccatcatcaccaccaccaccaccaccatcaccacgcCGGCCAGGTGCCCAGCTACGGCGGTGCCGCCTCTGCCGCCTTCAACTCCACGCGCGACTTTCTGTTCCGCCAGCGTGGCTCCGGGCTCGGCGAGGCGGCCTCGGGTGGCGGGCAGCACGGGCTCTTCGCCAGCTCGGCGAGCAGCCTGCACGCTCCAGCTGGTATTCCTGAGCCCCCCGGCTACCTGCTTTTCCCCGGGCTGCACGAGCAAGGTGCCGGACACCCGTCGCCCACAGGGCACGTGGACAACAACCAGGTCCACTTGGGGCTGCGCGGAGAGCTGTTCGGCCGCGCCGACCCGTACCGCCCAGTGGCCAGTCCGCGCACGGACCCCTACACGGCCGGCGCGCAGTTCCCCAACTACAGCCCCATGAACATGAACATGGGCGTGAACGTGGCGGCCCACCACGGGCCTGGCGCCTTCTTCCGTTATATGCGTCAGCCCATCAAACAGGAGCTGTCGTGCAAGTGGATCGACGAGGCTCAGCTGAGCCGGCCCAAGAAAAGCTGCGACCGGACCTTCAGCACCATGCACGAGTTGGTGACACATGTCACCATGGAGCATGTGGGGGGCCCGGAGCAGAACAACCACGTCTGCTACTGGGAGGAGTGCCCCCGCGAGGGCAAGTCCTTCAAGGCGAAGTACAAACTGGTCAATCACATTCGGGTGCACACGGGCGAGAAGCCCTTCCCGTGCCCCTTCCCGGGCTGCGGGAAGATCTTTGCCCGCTCCGAGAACCTCAAGATCCACAAGAGGACCCACACAG GTGAGAAACCATTCAAATGTGAATTTGAAGGCTGTGACAGACGTTTTGCCAACAGCAGCGACCGCAAGAagcacatgcatgtgcacacctCGGACAAGCCCTATATCTGCAAAGTGTGCGACAAGTCCTACACGCACCCGAGCTCCCTGCGCAAGCACATGAAG GTTCATGAATCTCAAGGGTCAGATTCCTCCCCTGCTGCCAGTTCAGGCTATGAATCTTCCACTCCACCCGCTATAGCTTCTGCAAACAGTAAAGATACCACTAAAACCCCTTCTGCAGTTCAAACTAGCACCAGCCACAACCCTGGACTTCCTCCCAATTTTAACGAATGGTACGTCTGA